The genome window TTTAATGACAAAATCCCCCTAAAACCTCAAACTGGTCCTGAACAATTTCTTCATTCACACTTTAAAGAAGTGTGTCAACATGGCGTGCAGGGGGTGGAGCCTGCCGGCAGCAGGTGTCCGTCAGGTGAGTCAGCGTCGGGTCCTGCGCCAGCTGAGCCTCTCTCCTGGCTGAGGGGGGCGGAGCCTGCGGTGTTGGCGGTGACGTCTGCGGAAACCTGGCGGTTGAAGGCCGTCGATCCGACACTGGAGCCATCGGCTTCGCTCTCCGTCCAGCAGGACTCACTGTCTGAGGTGGAGGATAGTCGGCTCCTCCCCCAGCGGCCATTGGCTCGAGCGGCGGCGCTCAGCTGGATGGCCAGTGAGCTCTGACTGGTCGACGTGGTGCGATGAGATGAGGCACCgctggagctgaaggaggagcGCAGGTCCTTCTCCTGCAGCCGCAGCACGGCGCGCAGTAGTGGCACGTAGCGGCCGATGGCGGCACGGTATTTGGGGTGTGTGATGGCATAGATGATGGGGTTGTGGATGGCAGAGGCCTTGGCGATGACGGCAGGAACTGAGTTCATGTAGGGCGTCAGCAGGTGGGCATAGCCAACCGTGGCCGTCAGAGCCACCACCGAGTACGGCGACCAGGacacaacaaacagcaggatGACTCCCAGAGCCACTTTGGCCAGTCGCCACTCACTGCGCAGACGTTCATACGCCTTGTTGGTTCCTCCACAGTTCAGCTGCCGGACCTCCCGGCCCGCACGCCGCACTGCACGAAAGATGGTGAAGTAGCAGCTGGTGATGAGGCCCAGAGGGATGAAGAAGACAAAGGCGAACAGCAAGATTGTGTAGGTGCGCACAGCGGCGGTGAAGCTCATGTAGTCCCAGCTGCAGGACGTCTGCAGGCCTTCAGGGACGTAGGCGCTCCAGCCAAAGAATGGTGGCAGACTCCAGCCCAGAGAGTACAACCACACTGCCGCCATCACCACCAACACCTGGCGGTGACTCACCCCGCCAAGCAGGGCCAAAGGCCGCGTGATAGCAAGGCAGCGGTCCACTGCAATGGCTGTCAGTGTCATCATGGAGGTGATGCCGAACAGCGCTCCGCAGAAGGCATACAGCTCGCAGGCGAGCTCCCCGAACACCCAGCGGCGGTGCAGGCTGGCAATAAAGAAGACAGGGGACTGTGTCAGAGACATCAGGAAGTCAGTGGCTGCCAAGTTGACCACCAGCAGGTTGCTAGGCGACCGCAGCGTGCGACTGCAGCAGAACACATAGATGACCAGGCCATTTCCCAGCATGCCCGTCACCCCCACCAACAGGATGACAGAGCCGATGATGTAGTGGGCGTGGTCAGGCACGTCTACGGTGGGGAACAGGTGAGGTGACTGCAACTGAGTCCGCTGTGTGGGGGTGTGGtcaggcaggaggaggagcttCGACATCCTGCTGTGATGGTGATCGCTCAGAAAGGAGCTGCAATTTCCCCCCAAAGTGCAAAGAGACGTCCTGGTTGGATGGTGTTGACTCATTGCTGAAAATTGGTTGGATGTCGGTTGGATGCCTGATGGATGTCTGATGGATGCCTGATGGATGTCGGTTGGATACCAGTAGGATGTTGGCTGGGTGTCAGCTGGATGCCGGTTGGATGTCGGTTGGGTGTCGGTTGGATACCAGTAGGATGTTGGCTGGGTGTCGGCTGGATGCCGGTTGGATGTCGGTTGGGTGTCGGTTGGATGTCTGATGGATGTCTGTTGGATGTCGGCTGGAAGCCGGTTAGGTGTTGGTAGGGTATCAGCTGGACGTCGGTTGGATGCCGGTTGGGTGTCTGATGGATGTCTGATGGAGGTCGGTTGGATGCCGGTTAGGTGTCGGTTGGATACCAGTAGGATGTTGGCTGGATGTCTGATGGACGTCGGTTGGATGCCGGTTGGATGTCGGTTGGATGCCGGTTGGATGTCGGTTGGATGTCTGATGGATGTCTGTTGGATGTCGGCTGGAAGCCGGTTAGGTGTTGGTAGGGTATCGGCTGGATGTCTGATGGATGTCTGATGGATGCCGGTTGGATGTCGGCTGGATGTCGGTTGGATGTCTGATGGATGTCTGTTGGATGTCGGTTGGATGCCGGTTGGATGCCGGTTGGATGTCGGTTGGGTGTCGGTTGGATGTCTGATGGACGTCGGTTGGATGCCGGTTGGATGTCGGTTGGATGCCGGTTGGATGTCGGCTGGACGTCGGCTGGATGCCGGTTGGATGTTGGCTGGCTGGCAGCTGGTTTCAGCTCTGTGCAGCCGGCCGTCATGCTGTGGCTCTTTATATCCATCTGATCGATGGATGACGGCAGCGTATTGATCTCAGGCTGATCCATTAACTGTCTGCACTCAGATGTGACCTGATTGTTGTCGGTTTCACTCGGAGGTCACAGAGCTTTTAACGCAGATGTTCAATGGAAACAGGGTCACACATCAGTCTGTTAGATAAACAGTGAAACGTGttggaacattttcttttcaggtCGGCTGaatgtaaaaatggaaaacgTTTCAACAAAATCAGAGAATAAAGATTCCTGGTTTAAATGGAGGTTAATGGAACCTTTAAtgagttttcatcatatatgGCTAATGTTGACTACAAACCTCTTCAAACATGCAGAATATTCAATTACAAACCCATCAAAACATTATAATCCACAAATTGATCCAATTGTCAGGACGAGTCCCTGAATtgaaccccccccacccccccacccccccccaacTGTCAGGTCAGTAATCAGTCcgatcagtgtgtgtgcaatAATCTCTAAACTTCCTGACACTCAGCAGCAAGCATCTGTTAAGTGGCTGTACTCCTAATCTGTGTAGATttgctgctctaacaagtctctaaagactctccagctggtccagaatgcagctccacgtgttctgactaaaactagaaaaagagaccacattcctcccattttagcttcgctgcattggcttcctgtaaatccagaattgaatttaaaatccttctcctcaccttcaaagcccttaatggtcaggcaccatcataggCGGAGAtggtgccaaaatgtgctctttagcgccacctatgtcactaaaatggccgccacagcccgtaggaatgtcgtagagagatcaaaccaaaactcaattattcgtctcatcaagacctacaaatcatacactgacacccctgacctaaatccaacaggaagtccgcagtTCACCCATGAAAGTacgactttgtgccaatttttgaccccgaacaaacgctgtctcctccgagggcgttaatggtatcggcttcaaactttaatacatgacttatgacactgtgctgaacaaaagttgtaaTAAGTTgtaaactttgtaataactcgaacggtttggatttaataagccctgaaagttgcagtgccacatcatccttacaatgtaaaccaatggggaggcaatctatgggcatgaactttatgtcaaacagaggcttctgacgtctaaactataagtctgaccactttcaaacctgtatcaatggattcaccacgaaatttcctactaaaatatgatttttaatgtaagatttggccaaagtcatgggatttatgaggagatttcacaagaagcgtaccctaaaatcctcctctccaactgctcctggtgatgtcactccctcagtgctgtgaaacattccgcaatacacactcattataaaatcacaggaggagcaagaaaagactttaaaactcacactctaatatctcaaaaacaataaaagatgtgtccagctgcagttacttattgtctctacacacctgacagtacacacgTCAATCagtctttcaaaataaaagcacaccacacttgtaagaaatatccctcatttttaaaaagcaaaatgatcccgacgggccagagtgcgaggtcccgaccaacgctgcttgcagctttaattattgttgttagtgttattattgttgttattatgcttctgtctctctcaacccaaccggtcgagGCAGATGTTGGAGGTTTCTtgctgttaaaggggagtttttcctgctgctgctgatggatgaatgttgggtctctgtgaATTAAAGATcttggtctagacctgctctatgtgaaaacagccctgaGATAACCTCTGTTGGGATTTggcactttataaataaaactgaattgaattgaactggtttgtgtgagagtgtgtggtCTGAACTGTGAGGATCTACGTGTCTCCATATGATTGGCTGGTTTTGTTCAGCCTGGGAAGCATCTGCTGCTGATTGGTCTGTGCAGGTTTCCAGCAGT of Thunnus thynnus chromosome 12, fThuThy2.1, whole genome shotgun sequence contains these proteins:
- the opn4.1 gene encoding melanopsin-like; the encoded protein is MSQHHPTRTSLCTLGGNCSSFLSDHHHSRMSKLLLLPDHTPTQRTQLQSPHLFPTVDVPDHAHYIIGSVILLVGVTGMLGNGLVIYVFCCSRTLRSPSNLLVVNLAATDFLMSLTQSPVFFIASLHRRWVFGELACELYAFCGALFGITSMMTLTAIAVDRCLAITRPLALLGGVSHRQVLVVMAAVWLYSLGWSLPPFFGWSAYVPEGLQTSCSWDYMSFTAAVRTYTILLFAFVFFIPLGLITSCYFTIFRAVRRAGREVRQLNCGGTNKAYERLRSEWRLAKVALGVILLFVVSWSPYSVVALTATVGYAHLLTPYMNSVPAVIAKASAIHNPIIYAITHPKYRAAIGRYVPLLRAVLRLQEKDLRSSFSSSGASSHRTTSTSQSSLAIQLSAAARANGRWGRSRLSSTSDSESCWTESEADGSSVGSTAFNRQVSADVTANTAGSAPLSQERGSAGAGPDADSPDGHLLPAGSTPCTPC